The genome window ACCCATACGCAAAATACGCAAACACCGGCTCAATTTCCGCAGAATTCAGCACAATCACCTTTCGTGTCGCCGGAGTTGACCATTCTCCGTCATCATCCTGAGCCCGCAAGGAAATCGTGTGAACGCCGACCGAAAGCCCGTTGACTGTCAATTCCTGAGTGCTCCCGATGAAACCATCTAAATCAGACGTCCATTCATAGGCGACAATAGTCCCATCTGCATCAACAGCAGAAGCCCGCAGCACAATCGACTCGCCAATTCGAGCCGGATTGGGTGAAGCAGATTCAAACGTGGCATGCGGAGGCAGATTCTCCACCGGAACCTTGACAAAACGCACGGCATCGGCACAAGCCGTCGGCGTTCCCCCGCTCGCATTCAGTGTTACCGCATAGGAACCGCCTGCCTGCATATAAAATGTACCAAGGAGATTCCACTGTCCCCCATTGATTTGCTGATTTACCGTCGTTTGGCTGGTCCCGAAAAAGTGCTGAATAGACACCGGAAGAGCGGTTCCTCGGGACGAATATTCCGTCCACCACATATAAACCTTAAAGACACCGCTCTTTTCCGGAGTAAACCGCCACGTGTAGCTGGCCACATTCCGGGCCCATAAAGAATCAACCCCCCACGGCGGTATTCCGGAAGAAACCGCCCAAGTCCCTGTCTTGGAAGTTCCCGGTCCTCCATTGTCGATGATCACCTCATACGGAGCATTCGGGTCCGCCACCTCAATATAATTTTCTTTCACCTCCGTATCTGTCCCCGCCGAACCGGATACCGTCAGCGACACAGTATAAACCCCCGCAGCCGAATACGTGTAAACCGGGTTCTGCTCCGTTGAGTCAATCAGCCCGTCGTTGTCAAAATCCCACGCCCAGCTCTCAATCGTTCCGGTACTCACAGATAAATCCGTAAACGACACAGCAAGCGGCAAATCCCCTGAACGAATCGAGGCCTCAAAATCCGCCTCTATCGGAGGAGGCGGCAACTTCACAAACCGTACAGCATCCGCACAAATGCTCGAATTGTCCGTCAGCGTGCGAATGGTCACCCGGTAGGTAAGGCCGGCCTCAAAACGATACTGCCCCAGAACATTCCACATCCCGCCGTTCGTCAGCTGATTCACCGTCAGAGAAATCGTTCCGTCCGCCGTCTCAATCGTCACCGGAGCAGCCGCACTGCGGGAGGAATATTCCGTCCACCACATCGACACCTCATACCGTCCGCTCTCTGACGGCGTAAACAGCCAGCTGAACGACAGATTCGGACTTCTCGCATAAACCGAATCCACCCCCCAATAGCCCGTGGCTCCCGACACCGACCAGGTCCCCACCTTCGCCGTAGCCGCATCACGATTGTCAATAATCGTTTCAGCAGACAGAGCCCCTCCGAGCAAAACAAGAAAGCAAAGGAAACAGAGGAAACCTCCATACGGTGAAAATACACACCCTCTCCGTGAAATTGACGTTTGGTTTTTCATTGTTTTCTACCCCTCGAATTTTAAAGGTCTCTTATTGTACTATCGAGGAGCATTATACCTTTTTGAATGAATCAAAGTCAAGGAAAAGGTCGTTGGCCCCTATTTCTCTACTGAAACAAAACCGCCTTCCGCACGAACAAAACCAAATGTCCTATAAAAAACAGATTATCCCCTGAATCCGGGCAACCCGCGAAATCCCTCCCGTACAGCCTCCAATAGAGAAGGGATTGTTTTCTGAAGTTGAGCTCGAATAGAAGAGCGACTCCGGTAAAACGCCTCTACACGATATAATACATCCTCTTTTCTTGTTTTCCGGACATCGATTACACACTCCCCTTGGCCGGCAGACTCAAAAACTCCCAGAAATTTATCACTATATGCCAATCCGACGGAAGGAACTGTCTGAGAAAGAGCTGCAATACAGCTGTGCATCCGAGAACCGACAAAAAAATCGCACTGGCCGATCATATATTTCATCTGATTCGGAGAATAAGGTCCTTCAGCAACAGAAAGACTGCTGTCGTTTGTTTCTTGTTTTACTCGCCGGCAAATCTGCCGGCAGGCATCCAAATCGTCTTCTGCCTGATAGACCTTGGAAGGCGGAAAAACATGAGGAATAAAAAGAACCAGACACCCCTGCTTAACAAGGAGTGCGGCAATCTCGCAGACCAGGGTCGGATAATCCTCACAGAGTCCAAACATGTTCCGGCCGGTATATCCTCCATGATACAGAAGACCGCTGATGTTCAGACCCGCCGCCGGCCTGCCTTGGTCTTTCCACCGGCGAATTGTCTCCGACAGCGAATCCTCGACCGGATGCGGTTCCAGAAGAAATCCAACATCCGGAATAACACGAATTTTTTTCTGTATCTCCGTACGACCGGCAAACAGACGCCGAAGAAACTCTTCCCCCTGCCGGTCACGGGAGCAAATCACCGAAGCTTTTTTAAGGAGACCTCGCGCGGTCCATAAAACCCATTTTCGCTGAAAAGGACCATAGGTCTGCGGAAGAAAATACAAAGGTTTTCCGCAGACAAGCCAGAGCCACTTCGTCAATGCCCCTTGAAGGAAACGCTTCCAGCCGTATATGTCACTGAAGCTGTCCCCTCCGGTAATATCCGCAACCAAATCCAGACGTGCGATTTGCTCCAAATAAGGATTCCTTCGTTCCGCCCAAGCACGATATCGCCTCATTTTTAAAAAACGCCAAAATATCCCTTCCAGCAATAGAACCACAAAATGATTCTTCAAGAAAATCTGCCGGCAGAACCGTACCGGCAGATTGACAATTTCAAGGGTTCGTGTTCCGATGGTTCGGACCTCTTTCCGGACACTTCTGCCGGATGCCAGCAAGATAAAATTGGCATTCGGCCATTTCTCCAGGAATCCCCGAATAGTCCCTTCGGCCAAAGCGCTTACCCCATAATTCCCCGTATCAAAGGAAGCGCCCAAGAGACCGACCCAAACTGTCTTATCCGATGGAGGAGTCATCTGTTCTCGTCGAGGACATTCGAGCCGAAACAAGTTCCCATGCCCCCCAGCCCAAAATCAGACAAAGGACAACAGCCAGCACCGCCCCGCCTCCCCAAAAATGCACCCATAGCCGCTCCGGCCAAAACACAAGCAGAGGCAGAGTCAAACAGCCGTACACTCCGGCCGCCGCCAATCCCGGCAGCCAGGACTTCCAATACGCAGTCATTGAAAGACCAATCTCCTTTTTCACACAATAAACCTGATAAATTAAAGCAAGAATATTCGACACCAGCAAAAGCCAGCCGATGCCGTCCAGACTGAACCGCTTTGCAGCCGGCCAGATAAACAATCCCAAAAGGATAATACGCAGGACAACATAACGGCGGTGAATTTCCGGTTTCCCTCGGCCGAAGAAAAGTTTTCCAAGCGGAAAGGCCAAAAGAAGAAGGGCATAGGTCACACACAGCAACGAAAAAACTCCGGCAACCGTTTCAAATTCGGGCTTGTAAAGAATCGCCAGAAGGGCTCGCCGGCAGAGAATCATATACATCGTCAAAGGAAAAATTACCAAACCCGTCCAGCGGGTTATCCAGAGAATTCCTTTCTGCAAAGCCGAAAAATTGTCCTGTTTCTCCGCAAAAGCCGGCATCAGAAGCGGCCCAAACACGCGGGTCAGAAATTCCCGAGGAGTGCGGGCCAGAATCAGCGCAAAGCCATACATTCCAATCAAAGCCGGACTGACCAGAAGACTGCCGACCAGTACATCCAGATTGAAAGTCAGATACGTTAGAATCGGCATTCCGGCCATTCCTTTCGAAAACCGCATCAAGGAACGAAAACTGGATCCATCGTACCGAAACGTGGGCCGGAAGGGACACATCACATACGACAGCAGGCACAAAAAGAAGAAATTGCTGATGGTTCCTACAACAAACGCCCACACATTGCGGTAAAGAAAAGACAGCCAAATCGTCAACACGCTGCTTAATATCATACTGCCTTGGACCAGCATAACAGACTTGGCAAAACGAAATTCCTTCAGCAGCACCTCGCTTCGCGGACTGACAAATCCGTTCAAAAGAATCGTCAAAAAAGAAATACGAACCATCCACAGCAGTTCGGCGGGCGTGTAATATCGTCCGTAATCCGAATGTCCGTAAATCCAGATGCGGCACAGCAGCGGACTCAAAAAAAACGCCAGGGCATACAACAGAACCCCTCGGACCGCCTGAATCCACCAGGCCATATTCAGATACGATTCGCTGGCTCCGTCCTTGTGCTGAATAACCGATTGTTTGACTCCAATCTCCGTGAGTGTCTCAAAAAAAGTTACCAGCGGAAAAATAACAATCATCACCCCGCGTTCTTCATTGGAAAGCAGTTTGGCCAGAACCACCTTGCTCGCGAAAGCCACTGCTTTGGCCACAACTGCCCCAACCATCAAACTGAAACTTCCGCGGGCACACCGGGCTTTCAGACTGTCGGATGTCCAAAAACGAATAATCCGTTCAGACAGTTTCATCGCGTTCGCTTTTCCCTTCTCATCTGAAATCCCTGCGAAGGTACGGAACCTGCCACTCCTTGATTCTCTCGAGACGCTGTTCCAGACAAGCTGCTGATCACAGCCAGGATCCAGTACCAGAGAACCGTAATTGTACCGACGTAGGCCAAACCGATAAAATTTGCACAATGCACAAATACACTGACCCCGAGAGACCAGGACAGCGCCAGCCGATACGGCTGTCCGCTCCATCGCCTCCACAGACGTCCGACTTGCCGGAAGGCAACGGTAAGAATGCCGATAAAAAGTCCCAGCGTCAGTGCCCCGCCCATGACCCCCTGATAAACATAATAATTGCACAAATCCTGTGCTCCATAAAACCAATGAGCCGTTGAGGGGGTCCCCAGCAAAGCCCATTCAGGGAAATTCCGAATGGCTTCGTCGATCAATTTATAACGAAAATACCCCGTAGAGCCGCCTACAGCGCTGATGCGAGAAATCAGATGCCACACCGGCCCTTTCATCAGCAAATGAAGCCCGACAAGAAGAAGCAGCAACCCCCAGCGAACCCAGCGCATTTGATACCGCAGAAAAAACATCAGTCCGCCGACAAGACCGCACAAAACTGCCAGAACTGGCGTGCTGGAGGCCGAACAGAATACAATCAGCAGCGACGCAGCAAGGGCGAAGAGGGCCCACAGCCTCCATCTGGAAGACTTCCACCACAATGCGGCAAACAGCGGCATCAGAGACCCCCAAAAACAGCCGGCCATAATCGGATGAGCAAAAGCCCCCTGACAGCGAAGCTTGCCGTAGCGCATCATTGTAATAGACGGAACACCGCCAAAAATGGAAAATAAATTTCTCCCGGTCTGATTCTCATAGAAAAAAAAGAGAGAAACCGGAACGACAAGAACAGCCAGACCTCGAATAAAACAGTCGGCGTCATCCCAGGTTCGGATGAAACACCGAAAAAGAAAATACATCCCAACCGAATCAAACCCGAACCCCAGCCGATTGATAAGAGCTCCGACCGTCTGCTGCTGAAGGGTATAAATCGCAATAAAACTGATTGTCCAACCCACCATCCAAGTATCCAAAGTATTCCAGAAAAAAGGCAGGTATTCCTTGCGCAAAACTACACGCACTGCACCAATTAAAACCATGATCCGCAAGATATTAAAATCAAGATTCAGAAGCGTAATTTTCTGGGTCAGGGGCACAAAACAGGCCATTACCATCATCGGCAGCCCAGCCCAACGGCGAGGTGAAAACAGCATCGCCCCCCCAAGCAGCACCAAAAGCACCAAAGCCGTCGGATGAATATTCGTAACATCCTGAAAAGCAACACCGCCGAATCCTTCCGGCATCGTGCGAATTGCAGAATCCATAAAATTGAATTAGACCTTCCCCTCTGAAAGGCCTATAACATCCACATAAGGACGAGTAAACTGGTCCAGATTCCC of Anaerohalosphaeraceae bacterium contains these proteins:
- a CDS encoding oligosaccharide flippase family protein — its product is MKLSERIIRFWTSDSLKARCARGSFSLMVGAVVAKAVAFASKVVLAKLLSNEERGVMIVIFPLVTFFETLTEIGVKQSVIQHKDGASESYLNMAWWIQAVRGVLLYALAFFLSPLLCRIWIYGHSDYGRYYTPAELLWMVRISFLTILLNGFVSPRSEVLLKEFRFAKSVMLVQGSMILSSVLTIWLSFLYRNVWAFVVGTISNFFFLCLLSYVMCPFRPTFRYDGSSFRSLMRFSKGMAGMPILTYLTFNLDVLVGSLLVSPALIGMYGFALILARTPREFLTRVFGPLLMPAFAEKQDNFSALQKGILWITRWTGLVIFPLTMYMILCRRALLAILYKPEFETVAGVFSLLCVTYALLLLAFPLGKLFFGRGKPEIHRRYVVLRIILLGLFIWPAAKRFSLDGIGWLLLVSNILALIYQVYCVKKEIGLSMTAYWKSWLPGLAAAGVYGCLTLPLLVFWPERLWVHFWGGGAVLAVVLCLILGWGAWELVSARMSSTRTDDSSIG
- a CDS encoding polysaccharide pyruvyl transferase family protein; its protein translation is MTPPSDKTVWVGLLGASFDTGNYGVSALAEGTIRGFLEKWPNANFILLASGRSVRKEVRTIGTRTLEIVNLPVRFCRQIFLKNHFVVLLLEGIFWRFLKMRRYRAWAERRNPYLEQIARLDLVADITGGDSFSDIYGWKRFLQGALTKWLWLVCGKPLYFLPQTYGPFQRKWVLWTARGLLKKASVICSRDRQGEEFLRRLFAGRTEIQKKIRVIPDVGFLLEPHPVEDSLSETIRRWKDQGRPAAGLNISGLLYHGGYTGRNMFGLCEDYPTLVCEIAALLVKQGCLVLFIPHVFPPSKVYQAEDDLDACRQICRRVKQETNDSSLSVAEGPYSPNQMKYMIGQCDFFVGSRMHSCIAALSQTVPSVGLAYSDKFLGVFESAGQGECVIDVRKTRKEDVLYRVEAFYRSRSSIRAQLQKTIPSLLEAVREGFRGLPGFRG